Proteins from a genomic interval of Mustela lutreola isolate mMusLut2 chromosome 4, mMusLut2.pri, whole genome shotgun sequence:
- the CH25H gene encoding cholesterol 25-hydroxylase, with protein sequence MSSHNASELPILCSSGQLLLQPLWDRVRAREALTQSPLFAVLFSITTYVGFCLPFVVLDVLCPWVPALRRYKIHPDFSPTARQLLPCLGQTLYQHVVFVLPLTLLYWARGPAPWPREAPELLQLARHVVGCLLLFDAEFFAWHVLHHKVPWLYRTFHKMHHQNTASFALATQYMSAWELLSLGFFDMVNVTLLQCHPLTVLVFHVFNIWLSVEDHSGYDFPWSTHRLVPFGWYGGVRHHDLHHSQFNCNFAPYFTHWDKLLGTLRSAHAK encoded by the coding sequence ATGAGCAGCCACAACGCGTCCGAGCTCCCCATCCTCTGCAGCTCCGGCCAGCTGCTCCTGCAGCCGCTCTGGGACCGAGTGCGGGCCCGGGAGGCGCTCACGCAGTCGCCCTTGTTCGCGGTCCTATTTTCCATCACCACGTACGTGGGCTTCTGCCTGCCCTTCGTGGTGCTGGACGTCCTGTGCCCCTGGGTGCCCGCGCTGCGGCGCTACAAGATCCACCCGGACTTCTCGCCGACGGCGCGGCAGCTGCTGCCCTGCTTGGGGCAGACCCTCTACCAGCACGTGGTGTTTGTGCTCCCCTTGACGCTGCTGTACTGGGCCCGCGGCCCGGCGCCCTGGCCCCGAGAAGCCCCAGAGCTGCTACAGCTGGCGCGCCACGTCGTgggctgcctgctgctcttcgaTGCTGAGTTCTTCGCGTGGCACGTGCTGCACCACAAGGTGCCATGGCTCTACCGCACCTTCCACAAGATGCACCACCAGAACACAGCCTCGTTCGCGTTGGCCACGCAGTACATGAGCGCCTGGGAGCTCCTCTCCTTGGGCTTCTTCGACATGGTGAACGTCACGCTGCTCCAGTGCCACCCGCTTACCGTCCTGGTGTTCCACGTGTTCAACATCTGGCTGTCGGTGGAGGACCACTCCGGCTACGACTTCCCCTGGTCCACGCACAGACTCGTGCCTTTCGGTTGGTACGGTGGCGTGAGGCACCACGACCTACACCACTCGCAGTTCAACTGCAACTTTGCCCCTTACTTCACGCACTGGGACAAACTCCTGGGGACTCTGAGGTCAGCTCATGCCAAGTGA